A single genomic interval of Rosistilla ulvae harbors:
- the ilvA gene encoding threonine ammonia-lyase, biosynthetic encodes MDKRLLEYLQRILNARVYDVAIESPLELANKLSMRLGNRVWLKREDTQPVHSFKLRGAYNKMSRLSSAELARGVVCASAGNHAQGVALSARQLGCQAVVVMPVTTPKLKSDAVRDLGAQIVLQGDSYSDAYSHALELEKQHGYVFVHPFDDPDVIAGQGTIGMEILRQHQHPIHAVFVAIGGGGLISGVAAYIKAVRPEIKVIGVQMGDSDAMIQSIDAGSVVPLHDVGLFSDGTAVKIVGTETFRLTRELVDGFVSVDTDAVCAAIKDAFEDTRSILEPAGAMGIAGMKQYIAQHGLQGESLVAITCGANMNFDRLRFVAERAEAGEEREALLAVTIPEQRGNFKRLCQTIGQRNVTEFSYRISDEREAHVLVGLAISSREELPEIQQSLATEGFAALDLKDDELAKEHLRYMVGGRSRLVGNERLYRFEFPERPGALVRFLSSMHPSWNISLFHYRNQGADYGRILVGIQVPDEELQAFADFIDTLGYRYADETANPVYHLFLR; translated from the coding sequence ATGGATAAACGCTTGTTGGAATATTTACAGCGGATACTCAACGCCCGCGTCTACGATGTCGCGATCGAATCGCCACTGGAACTGGCGAACAAATTGTCCATGCGGTTGGGCAATCGGGTCTGGCTGAAACGCGAGGATACGCAACCGGTCCACAGTTTCAAATTGCGCGGCGCGTACAACAAGATGTCACGACTCTCCTCGGCGGAGCTGGCACGCGGCGTGGTATGCGCTTCGGCGGGAAACCATGCGCAAGGGGTCGCACTCAGTGCCCGCCAGCTAGGGTGTCAAGCTGTCGTCGTGATGCCGGTGACAACGCCGAAATTGAAGTCCGACGCCGTCCGCGACTTGGGAGCTCAGATCGTTCTGCAGGGCGACAGTTATTCCGACGCCTATTCGCACGCGCTGGAGCTCGAAAAACAACATGGATATGTCTTTGTGCATCCCTTTGATGATCCCGATGTGATCGCGGGTCAGGGAACGATCGGGATGGAAATCCTGCGTCAGCACCAGCATCCGATCCATGCCGTGTTTGTGGCGATCGGCGGTGGCGGGCTGATCTCTGGCGTCGCTGCCTATATCAAAGCGGTTCGCCCCGAGATCAAAGTCATCGGCGTACAGATGGGCGATTCCGACGCGATGATCCAGTCGATCGATGCCGGCAGCGTGGTCCCGCTGCACGATGTGGGACTCTTTTCCGATGGCACGGCGGTCAAAATCGTTGGCACCGAAACGTTCCGATTGACGCGGGAATTGGTCGATGGTTTTGTGTCCGTCGATACCGACGCGGTCTGCGCCGCCATCAAAGATGCCTTTGAAGATACCCGCAGCATCTTGGAACCTGCTGGGGCGATGGGGATCGCCGGAATGAAGCAATACATCGCGCAGCACGGTCTGCAAGGCGAAAGTCTGGTGGCGATCACCTGTGGCGCGAACATGAACTTCGACCGGCTGCGGTTTGTCGCCGAACGGGCTGAAGCGGGTGAAGAACGCGAAGCGCTACTGGCAGTCACGATTCCCGAGCAACGGGGCAACTTCAAGCGATTGTGCCAGACGATTGGGCAGCGGAATGTCACCGAGTTCAGCTACCGCATCTCCGATGAACGCGAAGCCCATGTGCTGGTCGGTCTGGCGATCAGCAGCCGCGAGGAGCTGCCCGAGATTCAACAATCGCTCGCCACCGAAGGCTTCGCCGCGTTGGACCTGAAGGATGATGAACTGGCCAAAGAGCACTTGCGTTATATGGTCGGCGGCCGCAGCCGGCTCGTGGGAAACGAGCGGCTCTATCGCTTCGAATTTCCCGAACGTCCCGGCGCGCTGGTCCGGTTTCTGTCCAGCATGCATCCGAGCTGGAACATCAGTCTTTTCCATTACCGCAATCAAGGCGCCGATTACGGTAGGATCCTGGTAGGCATCCAGGTTCCCGATGAAGAACTGCAGGCCTTTGCCGACTTCATCGACACCTTGGGCTACCGCTACGCCGACGAAACGGCCAACCCGGTCTATCATCTCTTCTTACGATGA
- a CDS encoding glycoside hydrolase family 97 protein, producing MLRVGLLRTLLFSLVGLGVHVNLAAADPQPQSVAVASPDDRLSLRLDCSDGTLRYSVLASGEQVIEPSRLGLALRAAPSLSDGFQVQAVRTSSHDSTWSPVYGERSSIRDNYRHAEIDLIDSQQPPRRMTLRVRAYNAGVAFAYHIPDQDALKDFVIQREQTEFRFTGNHKCWPVYSAQGVYEQTKLQEVKKDCERPLVLSARKDMYLAVGEARLVDYARMRLEPVEGVDNALQAQLASEVVCKGGVTTPWRYVMVADSPAELLNNNALSLNLNDPCAIEDTSWIRPGKVIREVTLTTAGGKACIDFAVANGLQFVEYDAGWYGHEYDDSSDASTITVDPKRSAGPLDLHEVIRYGKQHGIGIIVYVNRRALEKQLDQVLDLYQEWGIAGVKYGFVNVGPQKWTRWLHDAVRKAADHRLMVDIHDEYRPTGYERTYPNLMTQEGIGGDETSPSNQQTLRILFTRMICGAGDHTICYFNNRVTRNANHAFQLAKGVCFYSPWQFLYWYDRPAGPGATAEGRIGDEPELEFYRELPVVWDETRVLQGEIGEFAVIARRSGKDWFLGAMNGDKPRTLSVPLDFLNDEQSFTARRYSHDPQVTTRTHVAIRNEPVAASKTLEIPLTARSGEAIHFIAQ from the coding sequence ATGCTTCGTGTTGGTTTGCTTCGGACGCTTCTCTTCAGCTTGGTAGGACTTGGGGTTCACGTGAATCTGGCGGCGGCTGATCCGCAGCCTCAGTCGGTCGCTGTCGCTTCGCCCGACGATCGATTGTCGCTACGGTTGGATTGTTCCGACGGCACCCTTCGCTATTCCGTACTCGCATCGGGCGAACAGGTGATCGAGCCGTCGCGTTTAGGGTTGGCGCTGCGAGCCGCCCCGTCGCTGTCGGATGGGTTTCAGGTTCAAGCGGTGCGAACCAGTTCGCACGATTCGACGTGGAGTCCCGTCTATGGCGAGCGGAGTTCGATTCGCGACAACTACCGCCACGCCGAGATCGATCTTATCGATTCGCAACAACCGCCGCGGCGGATGACGCTGCGTGTCCGCGCCTACAACGCAGGAGTCGCCTTCGCCTACCATATTCCCGACCAGGATGCCTTAAAAGACTTTGTGATCCAGCGGGAGCAGACCGAGTTCCGGTTTACTGGAAATCACAAATGTTGGCCCGTCTATTCGGCACAAGGCGTCTACGAACAGACGAAGTTGCAAGAAGTGAAGAAGGATTGCGAACGCCCGTTGGTTCTGTCGGCTCGCAAAGATATGTACCTCGCCGTCGGCGAAGCGCGGCTTGTCGATTACGCTCGTATGCGGTTGGAACCTGTCGAAGGTGTCGACAACGCGTTGCAGGCTCAACTGGCCAGCGAAGTTGTTTGCAAGGGAGGCGTAACGACGCCCTGGCGTTACGTGATGGTCGCCGATTCGCCGGCGGAGCTGCTTAACAACAACGCCTTGAGCTTGAACTTGAACGATCCCTGTGCGATCGAAGATACCTCCTGGATTCGCCCCGGCAAAGTCATCCGCGAGGTGACGTTGACTACCGCCGGCGGAAAGGCCTGCATCGATTTCGCGGTAGCCAACGGGTTGCAGTTCGTCGAATACGACGCCGGTTGGTACGGACATGAATACGACGATTCGTCGGACGCGTCGACGATCACCGTCGATCCAAAACGATCCGCCGGGCCATTGGATCTTCACGAAGTGATCCGGTACGGCAAACAGCACGGGATCGGAATCATCGTCTATGTAAACCGGCGAGCGCTGGAAAAACAGCTCGACCAAGTCCTCGACCTCTATCAAGAATGGGGCATCGCGGGAGTCAAATACGGATTCGTAAACGTCGGTCCGCAGAAGTGGACGCGGTGGTTGCACGACGCGGTGCGCAAAGCCGCCGACCATCGATTGATGGTCGACATTCACGATGAATACCGACCGACCGGCTATGAGCGGACCTATCCCAACCTGATGACTCAGGAGGGAATCGGCGGTGACGAAACGTCGCCGTCGAACCAGCAGACGCTGCGGATTCTGTTCACGCGAATGATCTGCGGCGCAGGGGATCATACGATCTGCTACTTCAACAACCGCGTGACGCGGAACGCCAATCACGCCTTTCAATTAGCCAAAGGTGTCTGCTTCTACAGCCCTTGGCAATTCCTCTACTGGTACGATCGCCCCGCCGGTCCCGGGGCAACGGCAGAAGGCCGGATCGGCGACGAACCGGAACTGGAGTTCTATCGGGAACTGCCCGTCGTCTGGGACGAGACCCGCGTCTTGCAAGGAGAGATTGGCGAGTTTGCCGTCATCGCTCGTCGCAGCGGAAAGGATTGGTTCTTGGGAGCGATGAACGGCGACAAACCGCGCACCTTGTCGGTACCGTTGGACTTCCTCAACGACGAGCAGTCTTTTACGGCCCGACGCTATTCGCACGACCCGCAAGTCACCACGCGGACCCACGTCGCGATCCGCAACGAACCGGTCGCTGCCAGCAAAACGCTCGAGATCCCCCTGACCGCTCGAAGCGGCGAAGCGATCCATTTCATTGCTCAGTAA
- a CDS encoding DUF1559 domain-containing protein, with product MVQKLESDFSSTKGRSRRGFTLVELLVVIAIIGILVGLLLPAVQAAREAARRMSCSNNLKQLGISLHNYHDTYLAMPARQGGPNWTGGSATGVPRWSAFVGLLPFMEQQPRYDQIVSGGYHAWHNNANSGYVGQIDTFVCPSDGLFSSTGPDRNAMYSPLNYGLNMGDNYAISVDASRPDQGIRGLFGYLLYLNFSAITDGLSNTIAMSEVLISPESSRLGRAVANSTNDPLACRGYLVNGQYTSGSVIAQFRCHGQRWQDGRPGYCAVTTILPPNQATCSSQAGGGIYTSSSRHPGGVQVVLADGAVRFITETIDSGNLSLPAVTSGTSPYGVWGALGSRDGGEVNKL from the coding sequence ATGGTTCAAAAACTCGAATCGGATTTTTCGTCCACGAAGGGGCGCTCTCGTCGTGGCTTTACATTAGTGGAGCTACTGGTTGTGATTGCGATCATCGGCATCCTCGTCGGTCTGTTGTTGCCGGCGGTCCAAGCGGCTCGTGAAGCGGCTCGGCGGATGAGTTGCTCCAATAACTTGAAGCAGCTTGGGATCTCGCTTCACAACTATCACGACACCTATCTCGCGATGCCAGCGCGGCAGGGAGGTCCAAACTGGACCGGTGGAAGTGCGACCGGAGTGCCGCGTTGGAGCGCTTTTGTCGGTCTGCTGCCGTTTATGGAGCAGCAGCCGCGATATGACCAGATCGTCTCGGGTGGGTACCACGCCTGGCACAACAACGCCAACTCGGGCTATGTCGGCCAGATTGACACGTTTGTCTGTCCATCGGATGGATTGTTTTCGTCGACGGGGCCCGATCGAAACGCTATGTATTCGCCACTCAACTACGGCTTGAATATGGGAGACAACTATGCGATTTCGGTCGATGCCAGCCGTCCCGACCAGGGCATTCGCGGGCTCTTTGGCTATCTGCTGTACCTGAACTTCAGTGCGATCACCGATGGTCTAAGCAATACGATTGCGATGTCCGAAGTCTTGATCTCGCCCGAAAGTTCGCGGCTGGGTCGCGCCGTGGCGAATTCGACCAATGATCCTTTGGCCTGTCGCGGCTATTTGGTCAACGGTCAATACACCTCGGGTTCGGTGATCGCGCAATTCCGCTGCCATGGGCAACGCTGGCAGGACGGGCGTCCAGGTTATTGTGCGGTCACGACGATCTTGCCTCCGAACCAAGCCACCTGCAGCTCGCAAGCTGGTGGCGGAATCTACACCTCTTCCAGTCGTCATCCAGGTGGTGTCCAGGTTGTGCTGGCCGATGGGGCCGTTCGTTTCATCACCGAAACCATCGATTCGGGAAACCTCTCTCTCCCCGCGGTCACATCGGGCACCAGTCCTTATGGCGTTTGGGGTGCGTTGGGCTCGCGCGATGGTGGTGAAGTCAATAAATTGTAG
- a CDS encoding dienelactone hydrolase family protein, with protein sequence MRYVFVVLFASLVSLHTATAEVQTKTVQYTDGDVTLEGFVAWDPEQTQADAPGVLVVHQWMGLTDYEKGRCKQLAELGYVAFAADIYGKGIRPANRQDAAKQAGVYKNDRELYRRRLNLGLDQLLKIENVSADKVAAIGYCFGGTGALELARSGAKIGGVVSFHGGLDSPTPADGKNIEAKLLICHGADDPFVPADDIEAFKAELNAADVDWQMVYYSGAVHSFTQPMAGNDNSAGAAYNPRADKRSWNAMRVFFTELFAGK encoded by the coding sequence ATGCGATACGTGTTTGTCGTTCTGTTTGCCTCCCTGGTCAGCTTGCACACGGCGACTGCCGAAGTCCAAACCAAGACTGTCCAGTACACCGATGGCGATGTCACGCTGGAAGGATTTGTCGCTTGGGATCCGGAGCAGACTCAGGCGGATGCTCCCGGCGTGTTGGTCGTGCATCAGTGGATGGGACTGACCGATTACGAAAAGGGACGCTGCAAACAATTGGCCGAACTGGGCTACGTCGCGTTCGCCGCGGATATCTACGGCAAGGGGATTCGTCCCGCCAACCGCCAGGACGCCGCAAAGCAAGCGGGCGTCTACAAAAATGACCGCGAACTGTATCGCCGCCGCTTGAACCTAGGGCTGGACCAGCTGCTGAAAATCGAGAACGTCTCGGCCGACAAAGTCGCCGCGATCGGGTACTGCTTCGGCGGCACCGGCGCGTTGGAACTGGCTCGCAGCGGCGCAAAGATCGGTGGCGTCGTCAGCTTCCACGGCGGCTTGGATTCCCCGACGCCAGCGGACGGGAAAAACATCGAAGCCAAATTGCTGATCTGCCACGGAGCGGACGATCCGTTTGTTCCGGCTGACGATATCGAAGCCTTCAAAGCCGAATTAAACGCCGCCGACGTCGATTGGCAGATGGTTTATTACTCCGGTGCCGTCCATTCGTTCACGCAGCCGATGGCGGGCAACGACAATTCGGCCGGTGCGGCTTACAATCCGCGCGCCGACAAACGATCATGGAATGCAATGCGAGTCTTCTTCACGGAACTATTCGCCGGCAAATAG
- a CDS encoding neutral/alkaline non-lysosomal ceramidase N-terminal domain-containing protein, with amino-acid sequence MPLPTKLLRVAAFLFLVTTTCAADDLRVGVADVDITPLESYPMAGYFHERLSTGQRDPLRAKAIVMRDGETACAVAFCDMLGVSRDLYEEVRDQAAKATGIEPGRIVVSATHAHTAPDYFAELYRVQQQPDSEASKKSYAKYLSNQIVAAIVQANAAAVPASISSGQTNQETPVSFNRRFVMRDGSVATWQNHRNPKVVRAAGPIDPEIGLLMFRSAADDQPLGVMSNFALHLDTVGGTQWSADFPFYIEQALRKHLGPQTISLFGAGTCGDINHSNPNQKERNKCDMIGGSLATTIVDALPTLTKIESPRLQVSHAVVQLPLQEVSPLEIERAQQLIPAAEAGEKIAMMDRVAAYRALHLYQLRHGDPVPDITPRRQVHSLRGVGASLPVDVTTIALGDQAAIVFLPGEVFVDIGLAIKRGSPYPTTLVVELANSNETMYIPTRGAFAGGGYEVINSAVAPGSGEMLIESALTQLRELATPGQ; translated from the coding sequence ATGCCTCTGCCTACCAAGTTGCTCCGCGTTGCAGCGTTCCTGTTTCTTGTCACCACAACCTGCGCCGCGGACGATCTGCGGGTGGGAGTGGCCGATGTCGATATCACGCCTTTGGAGTCGTATCCGATGGCGGGATATTTCCACGAGCGGTTGTCGACTGGCCAGCGGGATCCGCTGCGTGCCAAGGCGATCGTGATGCGTGACGGCGAGACAGCCTGTGCGGTTGCGTTCTGCGACATGCTCGGTGTCTCGCGCGACCTGTACGAAGAGGTCCGCGATCAAGCGGCCAAAGCGACGGGGATCGAGCCCGGTCGAATCGTCGTTTCGGCGACACATGCGCACACAGCGCCGGACTACTTCGCCGAACTGTATCGGGTTCAACAGCAACCCGATTCCGAAGCTTCGAAAAAGAGTTATGCGAAATACTTAAGCAACCAGATCGTCGCGGCGATCGTGCAAGCCAACGCTGCGGCAGTGCCGGCCAGCATCTCCTCAGGCCAAACCAATCAAGAGACCCCGGTCTCGTTCAATCGTCGGTTTGTGATGCGCGACGGCAGCGTTGCAACATGGCAAAACCATCGCAATCCGAAAGTCGTCCGCGCCGCGGGCCCGATCGATCCCGAGATCGGATTGCTGATGTTTCGCTCGGCAGCCGACGATCAACCGCTGGGCGTCATGAGCAACTTTGCGTTGCACCTGGATACTGTCGGCGGAACTCAGTGGAGTGCCGATTTCCCGTTTTACATTGAACAAGCGCTCCGCAAGCATTTGGGCCCGCAAACCATCTCGCTGTTTGGTGCGGGAACCTGTGGCGACATCAATCACTCCAACCCGAACCAAAAGGAACGGAACAAGTGCGATATGATCGGCGGCTCGCTGGCGACAACGATCGTCGACGCGTTGCCAACGCTTACTAAAATCGAATCGCCGCGTCTGCAAGTCTCGCACGCCGTGGTCCAGTTGCCGTTGCAAGAGGTTTCGCCACTGGAAATCGAACGAGCCCAGCAATTGATCCCCGCAGCCGAAGCGGGTGAAAAGATCGCGATGATGGATCGGGTCGCGGCCTACAGAGCGTTGCATTTGTATCAACTGCGGCACGGGGACCCCGTTCCCGATATCACGCCTCGCCGCCAGGTGCACAGCCTGCGTGGCGTCGGGGCGTCGCTGCCGGTCGATGTGACCACGATCGCGTTGGGTGATCAAGCGGCGATCGTCTTCCTGCCCGGTGAGGTCTTCGTCGACATCGGTCTGGCGATCAAACGCGGATCTCCCTATCCAACGACATTGGTCGTCGAACTGGCCAACAGTAACGAGACGATGTACATCCCCACTCGCGGCGCTTTCGCGGGGGGCGGATATGAAGTCATCAACTCTGCGGTCGCACCTGGCAGCGGAGAGATGTTGATCGAATCGGCGTTGACACAGTTGCGAGAATTGGCGACGCCAGGCCAATAG
- a CDS encoding ThuA domain-containing protein, with the protein MLRTLLLLLLALVPLSAGAAEKLKALIVDGQNNHGDWPKTTVMMKRYLEETGRFTVDVRRTQYTWNGGKLLDEYPLNDGRKYQSLSKPKSDPDFKPTFSDYDVVINNFGHSAAAWPKETQTALDKFVHSGGGLVVVHAADNAFSEWPQYNQMIGLGGWGGRNEKSGPYVFIDAEGKTVRDTSPGRGGAHGPQHEYQIVVRNPDHPITRGLPRSWMHTKDELYQQLRGPADKMTILATAFAAENFKGTGRHEPIMMTIDYGKGRVYHTPMGHADYSMECVGFITTLIRGTEWAATGDVTLTEVPKDFPTFETASKRSFE; encoded by the coding sequence ATGCTGCGTACCCTTTTACTGCTGTTACTGGCGCTGGTCCCGCTGTCCGCCGGAGCTGCTGAAAAGCTGAAAGCGTTGATCGTCGATGGTCAAAACAACCACGGAGACTGGCCCAAGACAACGGTCATGATGAAGCGGTATCTCGAAGAGACCGGGCGGTTCACCGTCGACGTGCGACGCACCCAATACACCTGGAACGGCGGAAAGCTGCTGGACGAATATCCGCTGAACGACGGACGCAAATACCAAAGCCTCAGCAAGCCGAAGTCCGACCCCGACTTCAAGCCAACCTTTTCCGATTACGACGTCGTGATCAACAACTTCGGTCACAGCGCAGCGGCTTGGCCCAAGGAGACGCAGACGGCATTGGACAAGTTTGTCCATTCTGGCGGCGGGTTGGTCGTGGTGCATGCGGCGGACAACGCGTTCTCCGAATGGCCACAGTACAACCAGATGATTGGCCTGGGTGGCTGGGGCGGCCGCAATGAGAAATCGGGGCCTTACGTGTTCATCGACGCCGAAGGCAAGACGGTTCGCGATACGTCGCCAGGGCGCGGCGGAGCTCACGGACCGCAGCACGAGTACCAGATCGTCGTCCGCAATCCCGACCATCCGATCACCCGCGGTTTGCCCCGTTCGTGGATGCACACCAAAGATGAACTGTATCAACAACTGCGGGGTCCAGCCGACAAGATGACGATCCTGGCAACCGCCTTTGCCGCCGAAAATTTCAAAGGGACCGGACGCCACGAACCGATCATGATGACGATCGATTACGGCAAGGGACGCGTCTACCACACGCCGATGGGACACGCCGATTATTCGATGGAATGCGTCGGGTTCATCACGACACTGATCCGCGGAACCGAATGGGCTGCGACGGGGGACGTCACGCTGACCGAAGTTCCCAAGGACTTCCCGACCTTCGAAACGGCGAGCAAGCGGTCGTTCGAATGA
- a CDS encoding RsmE family RNA methyltransferase encodes MSQRYLVPDLIGHSSVALTDDEAHHAAGVMRVKPGATLTLFDGQNNEALATVESVSRKRVECRINQIGEVDRESPRMLLIAVALPKGDRARSVIEKTVELGAHGFVPIVCRRSVAKPSDGQRKRLERYVIDASKQCGRNRLMQIAPAIAWPEFVTSEASALFDGSTIDPPADVQRIVADPTGVSADPSGQHPVMFAVGPEGGFDPEEIRSALDAGWSTISLGPRILRVETAVGALLSIAQ; translated from the coding sequence ATGAGTCAACGGTATTTAGTTCCCGATCTGATCGGCCACTCAAGCGTCGCCCTGACCGACGATGAAGCGCATCATGCCGCCGGCGTGATGCGAGTCAAACCGGGGGCGACGCTGACCTTGTTCGACGGTCAAAACAACGAAGCTCTCGCGACCGTCGAATCGGTTTCTCGCAAGCGAGTGGAATGCCGGATCAATCAGATCGGCGAGGTCGATCGCGAATCGCCGCGGATGCTGTTGATCGCTGTGGCGCTCCCCAAAGGGGATCGCGCTCGCAGCGTGATCGAAAAAACTGTCGAACTGGGAGCTCACGGCTTCGTGCCGATCGTCTGCCGCCGTTCGGTCGCCAAGCCCAGCGATGGCCAACGGAAGCGGCTTGAGCGGTACGTGATCGACGCCAGCAAACAGTGCGGGCGGAATCGTTTGATGCAGATCGCCCCGGCAATCGCATGGCCCGAGTTTGTCACTTCCGAAGCAAGCGCGCTGTTCGACGGCTCCACGATCGATCCGCCGGCCGATGTGCAGCGGATCGTGGCCGACCCGACAGGCGTTTCAGCCGACCCGAGCGGCCAGCACCCCGTGATGTTTGCAGTCGGTCCCGAAGGGGGCTTCGATCCCGAAGAGATTCGGTCGGCGCTCGATGCCGGATGGTCGACGATTTCGCTGGGGCCGCGGATTTTACGAGTCGAAACGGCGGTCGGCGCGCTGTTGTCGATCGCTCAGTGA